Proteins co-encoded in one Papaver somniferum cultivar HN1 chromosome 5, ASM357369v1, whole genome shotgun sequence genomic window:
- the LOC113278116 gene encoding PHD finger protein ALFIN-LIKE 2-like, which translates to MCKLDFVLCFSFLSDVDEFYALCDPEKENLCLYGHANESWEVTLPAEEVPPELPESALGINFARDGMNRRDWLSLVAVHSDSWLLSVAFYLGARFNRNERFDLLASRTFTSRRSGYIYKWKTRSYTCCDQVFYLFV; encoded by the exons ATGTGTAAGCTTGACTTcgttttgtgtttttcttttctttcagatGTCGATGAGTTCTACGCCCTTTGTGATCCag AAAAGGAGAATCTATGTTTATATGGACATGCAAATGAGAGTTGGGAAGTTACTCTACCAGCTGAAGAAGTACCACCGGAGCTACCTGAATCAGctttggggattaattttgctAGAGATGGAATGAACCGTAGGGATTGGCTTTCCCTAGTTGCTGTTCACAGTGATTCTTGGCTGCTTTCTGTTGCTTTCTATCTTGgagctcgttttaaccgtaatgaAAGGTTCGATCTGTTAGCAAGTCGCACCTTTACATCAAGAAGAAGTGGTTATATATACAAATGGAAAACTAGATCTTACACATGTTGTGATCAAGTATTTTATCTCTTCGTATAA
- the LOC113283620 gene encoding uncharacterized protein LOC113283620: protein MANHGRRIAEAVFQTRVVRSSSLSQIISSSSSSTVKPNLLNNIITRSIHSSSSSSSVNPISKLPFHEHIFNRNPLSSKLPSTKTILSEMFLKKHSTQQLGFHHRKLVNNNGAGVPLGLGNNTRRFFSIKSGGNSVNKVNLTKSLAGKPMNLLKSTIVSSREAVGLHVEAFWRRNYLSILGAGAFGLCLILWRVMFGIADTFIGFSEGMAKYGFLALSSAMVAFLGLYVRSRFTINPDVVYRIAMRKLNTSAGILEVMGAPLSGTDVRAYVMSSGGLRLKSFKPKIGGKRCFLIFPIRGSERKGLVSVEVKKKNGQYDMKLLAVDVPMSTGPDQRFFLIGDEEEYKVGGGLISELRDPIVKAMAATKEFEELDEKEEDEERKLEEAERKLEEAERKNREEIEQLEKR, encoded by the exons ATGGCGAATCATGGCAGAAGAATTGCTGAAGCTGTTTTTCAAACAAGAGTGGTAAGATCATCTTCTCTCTCACAAATcatctcctcctcatcatcatctactgttaAACCCAATCTTCTTAATAACATCATTACTAGGTCGATTCACtcttcgtcatcatcatcatctgtgAATCCAATTTCTAAATTGCCTTTCCATGAACACATATTCAATAGAAACCCATTATCATCCAAATTGCCTTCAACTAAAACAATCTTGTCTGAAATGTTCCTTAAAAAACATTCTACTCAACAATTAGGGTTTCATCATAGAAAGCTGGTTAATAATAATGGGGCTGGGGTTCCATTAGGTTTGGGTAATAACACTAGGAGGTTCTTTTCTATCAAATCTGGTGGTAATAGTGTTAATAAGGTCAATCTCACCAAGTCATTAGCTGGTAAGCCAATGAATTTGTTAAAGTCTACGATTGTGAGTTCTCGAGAAGCGGTTGGTCTTCATGTTGAGGCATTCTGGAGAAGGAATTATCTCTCTATACTTGGTGCTGGTGCTTTTGGACTTTGCCTTATTCTCTGGAGAGTTATGTTTGGGATTGCAGATACTTTTATTGGTTTCTCTGAAGGAATGGCCAAGTATGGATTTCTTGCTCTTTCCTCTGCCATGGTTGCTTTCCTT GGTCTGTATGTGCGTTCAAGATTCACCATAAATCCtgatgtggtatataggatagcAATGAGGAAGCTGAACACATCTGCAGGAATCCTTGAGGTCATGGGTGCCCCATTGTCAGGCACTGATGTGAGAGCGTATGTGATGTCATCAGGTGGGCTTAGGTTGAAGAGCTTCAAGCCTAAGATTGGAGGCAAGAGGTGTTTCCTCATTTTCCCTATACGAGGCTCGGAAAGAAAGGGCCTCGTAAGTGTTgaagtcaagaagaaaaatggccag TACGACATGAAGCTACTAGCGGTTGACGTTCCCATGAGCACAGGGCCTGATCAGCGTTTTTTCCtgattggtgatgaagaagagtaCAAGGTAGGGGGTGGTTTGATATCTGAACTTAGAGATCCGATAGTGAAAGCTATGGCAGCCACTAAAGAGTTTGAGGAACTTGATGAGAAGGAAGAGGATGAGGAGCGAAAACTGGAGGAAGCAGAGAGGAAACTGGAGGAGGCAGAGAGAAAAAACCGTGAGGAGATTGAGCAATTGGAGAAAAGGTAG
- the LOC113283621 gene encoding mucin-5AC-like isoform X2 encodes MNNQRRVGISSPPSSNSRGSGGLQQGRTSNPITDENLDLFSRNRRIFNSYSSHESDSSTSEAAAAVSMKLGRLSVASVKLSRSGIDDLFNNNNNNNHDDGEVGKHDYDWLLTPPETPLVSSADANEPRSAAAGPRRTASVRSASTTKASRLSVAQPENNSRQTRSSSVTRSSISTTNYTSFSANKSSASILNTSSQSVTSISRPSTPGSRSSLPPPSARPSPPTSRPSTPGARSSRPSTPSRSRTITTTTPVAKPQTPQNSRPSTPTSTTQISTNTNPSTARSNSRPSTPTRRNAAPGPPQVRGRSASVGPPLTNNRSSSVASRGGSPAPVASRGSSPAPRTRTMHQPIVPPDFPLDTPPNLRTTMPDRPVSAGRSRPGTGLAASRKVEASGPVNPNPLRRQSASPVTTRGRLSEPSTRGRSQVNVNAMDNQKVSPSSDAGTRRPLKPATSTDSTGFGRTISKKSIDMALRHMDIRTGSTGGGRSLSGISVFPQSVRPGMAKGGVGLQRGTRVLDSYPPRSTNNNNVRTPGHSNAPSMSDNGSVSCLDMSQDGETEEIASRFTGKLSEPDVYDSSRYDMLLLKEDLTNTNWLQTMDDKSDLFDHQPFEPLPEPFDPL; translated from the exons ATGAATAATCAGAGGAGGGTAGGGATCTCCTCTCCTCCTTCTTCTAATTCAAGAGGATCAGGAGGATTACAACAAGGACGTACTAGTAATCCTATTACAGATGAGAATTTGGATCTCTTCTCTAGGAATCGACGGATCTTCAATTCCTATTCTTCTCATGAATCTGATTCCTCAACCTCAGAAGCAGCTG cagcagtttcaaTGAAATTGGGAAGACTTTCAGTTGCTTCTGTCAAATTATCTCGCTCTGGAATCGACGAtcttttcaacaacaacaataacaataaCCATGATGATGGCGAAGTAGGAAAACACGATTATGATTG GCTTCTCACTCCTCCGGAGACTCCTCTTGTTTCTTCTGCGGATGCCAATGAGCCTCGATCAGCTGCAGCAGGTCCCAGAAGAACTGCATCAGTCAGATCAGCCTCTACCACCAAGGCTTCAAGG cTTTCAGTGGCACAACCAGAGAACAACTCACGACAAACTAGAAGTAGTTCAGTCACTCGCTCATCAATCTCTACAACAAATTACACATCTTTTTCCGCCAATAAATCCTCTGCTTCGATCCTCAATACCAGCTCGCAGTCAGTCACGTCTATCTCTAGACCATCCACCCCAGGTTCTCGTTCATCCTTGCCACCACCTTCCGCAAGACCTTCCCCACCGACATCTAGACCATCCACACCAGGTGCCCGTTCTTCAAGACCATCCACCCCTTCTAGGTCCAGAACAATCACAACGACCACTCCCGTTGCAAAACCACAAACCCCACAAAATTCAAGACCCTCAACTCCAACTTCAACAACGCAAATCTCTACAAATACAAATCCTTCAACAGCTCGGTCAAATTCCCGCCCTTCAACTCCCACTCGTCGGAATGCAGCACCAGGTCCGCCACAAGTTAGAGGTCGTTCAGCCTCTGTAGGACCACCACTAACTAATAACCGGAGTTCGTCAGTGGCATCTCGTGGAGGCTCACCTGCACCAGTGGCATCTCGTGGAAGCTCACCTGCACCACGCACCCGAACCATGCATCAACCCATTGTACCACCCGATTTCCCTCTTGACACTCCACCAAACCTACGCACAACAATGCCAGACCGTCCGGTTTCTGCTGGTAGGTCCAGACCAGGTACTGGTCTTGCTGCTAGTAGAAAGGTGGAAGCATCAGGACCGGTGAATCCGAATCCGCTACGGAGGCAATCGGCGTCACCCGTAACCACAAGAGGAAGACTTTCAGAACCTTCCACAAGAGGAAGATCCCAAGTGAATGTGAATGCAATGGATAATCAGAAGGTGTCACCAAGCTCGGATGCAGGTACTCGAAGGCCTTTGAAACCTGCAACTTCTACAGATAGTACTGGATTTGGAAGGACAATCTCAAAGAAATCAATTGATATGGCACTCAGACATATG GATATTCGCACTGGTTCAACAGGGGGCGGTCGCAGTCTCTCTGGCATATCTGTTTTTCCTCAGAGTGTGCGGCCTGGCATGGCTAAAGGTGGAGTTGGTCTCCAACGCGGTACTCGTGTATTAGATTCTTATCCTCCACGTTCCACTAACAACAACAATGTTAGAACACCTGGACATTCTAATGCACCATCCATGTCAGACAATGGGAGTGTATCCTGCCTTGACATGTCTCAGGATGGTGAAACAGAAGAAATCGCCAGTCGCTTTACTGGAAAACTCAGTGAGCCTGACGTTTACGACAGCTCTAGATATGACATGCTTCTGTTGAAAGAAGACCTTACGAACACAAATTGGCTTCAAACCATGGATGATAAATCGGATTTATTTGATCATCAACCTTTCGAACCTCTTCCAGAACCATTCGACCCTTTATAG
- the LOC113283621 gene encoding flocculation protein FLO11-like isoform X1 — protein sequence MNNQRRVGISSPPSSNSRGSGGLQQGRTSNPITDENLDLFSRNRRIFNSYSSHESDSSTSEAAAAAVSMKLGRLSVASVKLSRSGIDDLFNNNNNNNHDDGEVGKHDYDWLLTPPETPLVSSADANEPRSAAAGPRRTASVRSASTTKASRLSVAQPENNSRQTRSSSVTRSSISTTNYTSFSANKSSASILNTSSQSVTSISRPSTPGSRSSLPPPSARPSPPTSRPSTPGARSSRPSTPSRSRTITTTTPVAKPQTPQNSRPSTPTSTTQISTNTNPSTARSNSRPSTPTRRNAAPGPPQVRGRSASVGPPLTNNRSSSVASRGGSPAPVASRGSSPAPRTRTMHQPIVPPDFPLDTPPNLRTTMPDRPVSAGRSRPGTGLAASRKVEASGPVNPNPLRRQSASPVTTRGRLSEPSTRGRSQVNVNAMDNQKVSPSSDAGTRRPLKPATSTDSTGFGRTISKKSIDMALRHMDIRTGSTGGGRSLSGISVFPQSVRPGMAKGGVGLQRGTRVLDSYPPRSTNNNNVRTPGHSNAPSMSDNGSVSCLDMSQDGETEEIASRFTGKLSEPDVYDSSRYDMLLLKEDLTNTNWLQTMDDKSDLFDHQPFEPLPEPFDPL from the exons ATGAATAATCAGAGGAGGGTAGGGATCTCCTCTCCTCCTTCTTCTAATTCAAGAGGATCAGGAGGATTACAACAAGGACGTACTAGTAATCCTATTACAGATGAGAATTTGGATCTCTTCTCTAGGAATCGACGGATCTTCAATTCCTATTCTTCTCATGAATCTGATTCCTCAACCTCAGAAGCAGCTG cagcagcagtttcaaTGAAATTGGGAAGACTTTCAGTTGCTTCTGTCAAATTATCTCGCTCTGGAATCGACGAtcttttcaacaacaacaataacaataaCCATGATGATGGCGAAGTAGGAAAACACGATTATGATTG GCTTCTCACTCCTCCGGAGACTCCTCTTGTTTCTTCTGCGGATGCCAATGAGCCTCGATCAGCTGCAGCAGGTCCCAGAAGAACTGCATCAGTCAGATCAGCCTCTACCACCAAGGCTTCAAGG cTTTCAGTGGCACAACCAGAGAACAACTCACGACAAACTAGAAGTAGTTCAGTCACTCGCTCATCAATCTCTACAACAAATTACACATCTTTTTCCGCCAATAAATCCTCTGCTTCGATCCTCAATACCAGCTCGCAGTCAGTCACGTCTATCTCTAGACCATCCACCCCAGGTTCTCGTTCATCCTTGCCACCACCTTCCGCAAGACCTTCCCCACCGACATCTAGACCATCCACACCAGGTGCCCGTTCTTCAAGACCATCCACCCCTTCTAGGTCCAGAACAATCACAACGACCACTCCCGTTGCAAAACCACAAACCCCACAAAATTCAAGACCCTCAACTCCAACTTCAACAACGCAAATCTCTACAAATACAAATCCTTCAACAGCTCGGTCAAATTCCCGCCCTTCAACTCCCACTCGTCGGAATGCAGCACCAGGTCCGCCACAAGTTAGAGGTCGTTCAGCCTCTGTAGGACCACCACTAACTAATAACCGGAGTTCGTCAGTGGCATCTCGTGGAGGCTCACCTGCACCAGTGGCATCTCGTGGAAGCTCACCTGCACCACGCACCCGAACCATGCATCAACCCATTGTACCACCCGATTTCCCTCTTGACACTCCACCAAACCTACGCACAACAATGCCAGACCGTCCGGTTTCTGCTGGTAGGTCCAGACCAGGTACTGGTCTTGCTGCTAGTAGAAAGGTGGAAGCATCAGGACCGGTGAATCCGAATCCGCTACGGAGGCAATCGGCGTCACCCGTAACCACAAGAGGAAGACTTTCAGAACCTTCCACAAGAGGAAGATCCCAAGTGAATGTGAATGCAATGGATAATCAGAAGGTGTCACCAAGCTCGGATGCAGGTACTCGAAGGCCTTTGAAACCTGCAACTTCTACAGATAGTACTGGATTTGGAAGGACAATCTCAAAGAAATCAATTGATATGGCACTCAGACATATG GATATTCGCACTGGTTCAACAGGGGGCGGTCGCAGTCTCTCTGGCATATCTGTTTTTCCTCAGAGTGTGCGGCCTGGCATGGCTAAAGGTGGAGTTGGTCTCCAACGCGGTACTCGTGTATTAGATTCTTATCCTCCACGTTCCACTAACAACAACAATGTTAGAACACCTGGACATTCTAATGCACCATCCATGTCAGACAATGGGAGTGTATCCTGCCTTGACATGTCTCAGGATGGTGAAACAGAAGAAATCGCCAGTCGCTTTACTGGAAAACTCAGTGAGCCTGACGTTTACGACAGCTCTAGATATGACATGCTTCTGTTGAAAGAAGACCTTACGAACACAAATTGGCTTCAAACCATGGATGATAAATCGGATTTATTTGATCATCAACCTTTCGAACCTCTTCCAGAACCATTCGACCCTTTATAG